A portion of the bacterium genome contains these proteins:
- a CDS encoding GTP-binding protein translates to MAKARFERTKPHVNVGTIGHVDHGKTTLTAAITGVLASLGKTK, encoded by the coding sequence ATGGCGAAGGCACGGTTTGAGCGGACGAAGCCGCACGTAAACGTGGGGACGATCGGGCACGTGGATCACGGGAAGACGACGCTGACGGCGGCGATCACGGGGGTGCTGGCGTCGTTGGGGAAGACGAAG